The proteins below are encoded in one region of Alistipes communis:
- a CDS encoding TonB-dependent receptor, which yields MHLHTDKDSYIAGDTIWLRAHCADAATHRPVAASRYVYVELRDDRGSLVRRIKLLSRDSVYSGYLPTQSLERFGDYSLTAYTLYMRNPGPEYFFKKPLTIRPYRESRRTQRNTSVRKVSDFDVSFFPEGGYLIDGYDCCVAFKALGDDGGSVEVAGVVKNDREEVVDTLRTLHGGMGSLRFTAHTGERYYAECTMEGGKTERFDLPASNNLACVLRVLQTERDFTVMVQSGRPLPKGLRLLVHCRGNLCYFREWNDDLPSLIFKRDKLPGGVLQILLLDKAGNALSERLVFNRGEELATTDMQVRGSLKQRTKVTLAVSATDPDGGPAAGDFSIAVTDRAAVPSAMSGSIYSTLLLTSELRGTIETPDWYFEGRDAARVAALDALLLTQGWRRYDVPAAVRGEYATPAYPLEVGQEIAGRINKGGLWNRKKKLDRYEMRMIAPRWHYSLQAPIDKEGRFALNGFDFPDSTLYVLRPAAAKGLLPEATVKVARDSFPEVGTLPRVPETDAANPYLAQARHYIEQRGQTDMRNVLIDTVVVTHRIRQEMKSPEQRLASNSWTAEQIKESGAGTILECLARMPGIKVSDYSISYRGTGALFVVDGQLEEPVDMQASASGFPLTGMVRSSRNVSRGAASGLGGIARPDGLGGFTQFTLAQQVMCLSYPLEMVSRIDLIDSHDSALYIPWAKGAVVSITLKKGKEWEDAVALMPSVDVAIASPLGYQTPAEFYAPAYATEKARRSMVPDYRTTLYWNPSVEFDETGRATVEFYTSDAPADYDITIEGITQTGKIVCRRSTVTAD from the coding sequence TTGCATCTCCATACGGACAAGGATTCGTATATCGCGGGAGATACGATCTGGCTTCGCGCTCACTGCGCGGACGCGGCGACGCACCGTCCCGTTGCCGCGAGCCGCTACGTCTACGTGGAGCTTCGCGACGACCGCGGGTCGCTGGTGCGGCGGATCAAACTCCTGTCGCGCGACAGCGTGTACAGCGGCTACCTTCCCACGCAGTCATTGGAACGCTTCGGGGACTACTCGCTTACGGCCTATACGCTCTACATGCGCAATCCGGGGCCGGAGTACTTCTTCAAGAAGCCGCTCACGATCCGGCCCTATCGGGAGAGCCGCAGGACGCAGCGCAACACCTCGGTGCGCAAAGTCTCGGACTTCGACGTCTCGTTCTTCCCCGAAGGGGGCTACCTGATCGACGGCTACGACTGCTGCGTGGCCTTCAAGGCACTGGGAGACGACGGCGGGTCGGTCGAGGTCGCGGGCGTGGTGAAGAATGACCGCGAGGAGGTGGTCGACACGCTTCGCACGCTTCACGGCGGCATGGGCTCTCTGCGCTTCACAGCCCACACGGGTGAACGCTACTACGCCGAATGCACGATGGAGGGCGGAAAGACCGAACGCTTCGACCTGCCCGCATCGAACAATCTCGCCTGCGTGCTTCGCGTATTGCAGACCGAACGGGACTTTACGGTGATGGTGCAGTCGGGTCGTCCTCTGCCGAAGGGGTTGCGGCTGCTCGTCCATTGCCGCGGCAATCTGTGCTACTTCCGAGAGTGGAACGACGATCTTCCGTCGCTGATCTTCAAGCGCGACAAGCTGCCGGGCGGGGTGCTGCAAATTCTGCTGCTGGACAAGGCGGGCAACGCGCTCTCCGAGCGTCTGGTCTTCAATCGGGGCGAAGAACTTGCGACGACCGACATGCAGGTGCGGGGTTCGTTGAAACAGCGGACGAAGGTCACGCTCGCCGTCTCGGCGACCGATCCCGACGGAGGTCCTGCCGCGGGCGACTTCTCGATCGCGGTGACGGATCGTGCGGCGGTGCCCTCGGCGATGTCGGGCAGCATCTATTCGACGCTGCTGCTCACTTCCGAACTGCGGGGTACGATCGAGACGCCCGACTGGTACTTCGAGGGGCGGGACGCCGCACGGGTCGCGGCGCTCGACGCACTGCTGCTCACGCAGGGATGGCGGCGCTACGACGTGCCGGCCGCGGTACGGGGCGAGTATGCGACGCCGGCCTACCCGCTCGAAGTCGGGCAGGAGATCGCGGGGCGGATCAACAAGGGCGGACTGTGGAACAGGAAGAAGAAGCTCGACCGCTACGAGATGCGGATGATCGCGCCGCGGTGGCACTACTCGTTGCAGGCGCCGATCGACAAGGAGGGACGGTTCGCGCTCAACGGCTTCGACTTCCCCGACAGCACGCTCTACGTGCTGCGTCCCGCAGCAGCGAAAGGGCTGCTGCCGGAGGCAACGGTGAAGGTCGCGCGCGATTCGTTCCCCGAGGTGGGGACGCTGCCCCGCGTGCCGGAAACGGATGCGGCGAATCCCTACCTCGCCCAGGCCCGGCACTACATCGAGCAGCGAGGGCAGACCGATATGCGAAACGTGTTGATCGACACGGTCGTAGTGACGCATCGTATCCGGCAGGAGATGAAATCGCCCGAACAGCGGCTCGCTTCGAATTCGTGGACGGCCGAGCAGATCAAGGAGTCGGGTGCAGGGACGATCTTGGAGTGTCTGGCCCGTATGCCGGGAATCAAAGTATCCGATTATTCAATATCGTATCGCGGGACGGGGGCTCTGTTCGTGGTCGACGGACAGTTGGAGGAACCGGTCGATATGCAGGCGTCGGCATCGGGATTTCCCTTGACGGGAATGGTGCGTTCTTCCCGCAACGTCAGTCGCGGCGCGGCCTCCGGCCTCGGAGGAATCGCTCGGCCCGACGGGTTGGGCGGCTTCACGCAGTTTACGCTCGCGCAGCAGGTGATGTGCCTCTCCTATCCGCTGGAAATGGTCTCGCGGATCGATCTGATCGATTCCCACGATTCGGCGCTCTACATTCCGTGGGCGAAAGGAGCGGTCGTTTCCATTACATTAAAGAAAGGAAAGGAGTGGGAGGATGCAGTCGCGCTGATGCCGTCGGTCGATGTGGCGATCGCCTCCCCGCTGGGTTACCAGACCCCTGCGGAATTCTACGCTCCGGCATACGCGACGGAGAAGGCCCGCCGTTCGATGGTTCCCGACTACCGCACGACGCTCTACTGGAACCCTTCGGTTGAATTCGACGAGACGGGTCGTGCCACCGTCGAGTTCTACACCTCCGACGCACCGGCCGACTACGATATTACGATCGAGGGCATCACGCAGACGGGGAAAATCGTCTGCCGGCGGTCGACGGTCACGGCCGATTGA
- the rsmG gene encoding 16S rRNA (guanine(527)-N(7))-methyltransferase RsmG, whose translation MDSVFRYFPDLTPRQREQFAALGPLYAEWNARINVVSRKDFDQLYLRHVLHSLAIARVCAFAAGARVLDVGCGGGFPSVPLAILFPEARFMAVDSIGKKITVVRAVAEGAGIANLEARNCRAEQLAERFDYVVSRAVTDMATFTGWVWPLVERGRRGTLPNGILYLKGGDLTDELARTRQTWREYPISAFFDEEFFETKKVVYTSR comes from the coding sequence ATGGACTCCGTTTTCCGCTATTTCCCCGATCTCACGCCGCGCCAGCGCGAACAGTTCGCCGCGCTCGGGCCGCTCTACGCCGAGTGGAACGCCCGCATCAACGTCGTCTCGCGCAAGGATTTCGATCAGCTCTACCTGCGCCACGTGCTCCACTCGCTGGCCATCGCCCGCGTCTGCGCCTTCGCGGCCGGCGCGCGGGTGCTCGACGTCGGCTGCGGAGGGGGCTTCCCTTCGGTGCCGCTGGCGATCCTCTTCCCCGAGGCGCGTTTTATGGCCGTCGACTCGATCGGCAAGAAGATCACCGTGGTGCGCGCCGTGGCCGAAGGGGCGGGCATCGCCAACCTCGAAGCGCGCAACTGCCGTGCCGAGCAGCTCGCGGAGCGGTTCGACTACGTCGTCTCGCGCGCCGTGACCGACATGGCAACCTTCACGGGCTGGGTTTGGCCGCTCGTCGAACGCGGACGGCGCGGCACGCTGCCCAACGGCATCCTCTACCTCAAAGGCGGCGATCTGACCGACGAACTGGCCCGCACCCGCCAAACGTGGCGGGAGTACCCGATCTCGGCATTTTTCGACGAAGAGTTTTTCGAAACCAAAAAGGTAGTCTACACCTCCCGCTGA
- a CDS encoding RNA polymerase sigma factor has product MEIADYIVADDRQLARLVLGGDTAAFEYLFDRYRDAIHRLFLQRTGNTEDADDLLQETFIKVYMNLHRYSPEYTFGQWLYTIARNTFIDYVRKRQDDLPIDEKFSSPASNTPTPEESVINSQQRHQIELCIARLPENYRRLIRMRFFDEYSYEEIAVKLSLPLGTVKTQIHRARERMCRLIVENDNR; this is encoded by the coding sequence ATGGAGATAGCCGACTATATCGTTGCCGACGACCGGCAGCTGGCCCGACTGGTGCTCGGCGGCGACACGGCGGCGTTCGAATACCTCTTCGACCGCTACCGCGACGCCATCCACCGCCTCTTCCTGCAACGCACGGGAAATACCGAAGATGCCGACGACCTGTTGCAGGAGACCTTCATCAAGGTCTACATGAATCTCCACCGTTACAGCCCCGAATACACCTTCGGGCAATGGCTCTACACCATCGCCCGCAACACCTTCATCGACTACGTGCGCAAGCGGCAGGACGACCTGCCGATCGACGAGAAATTTTCGTCGCCCGCCTCGAACACCCCCACGCCCGAAGAGAGCGTCATCAACTCGCAGCAGCGCCACCAGATCGAACTTTGCATCGCCCGGCTGCCCGAGAACTACCGCAGGCTGATCCGCATGCGCTTCTTCGACGAATACTCCTACGAGGAGATCGCCGTCAAGCTGTCGCTGCCGCTCGGCACGGTCAAGACGCAGATCCACCGCGCCCGCGAACGCATGTGCCGCCTGATCGTCGAAAACGATAACCGATAA
- a CDS encoding glycosyltransferase family 2 protein, giving the protein MTLWENVLAHYGWQGAALAAVLVVLLCVQLWYYLFAYGRIPGYKNSRRRQVLDAEPPLSVIVPMFSEDALFVEERLPLMLAQEYSDFEVVIVYVGRDNDFFEDLLRIRQSFPRVTATKIEQDARFPISTKMALNVGIKSAHYEHLIVTSTDVRPLSDRWLALMAKGFLRGDVVVGYCGLERRRGLADRWMRTDRMMESVQWLARAVAHRPYRGIRYNFGFTKRLYFDARGFSHLNMNIGEDDLFLQRILRDDNLSVVLSPRASVVQRVWGGLGWWTRQRRLYGAARRYYPLAVRNFIRWEPGSRLLFFLAAATAIAVMPLEYKLATAALVLLRYGVVFAEIWRITRRLGERGLRGAYFVYDLLSPFYEMLVALLCLRRDDRVWR; this is encoded by the coding sequence ATGACGCTTTGGGAAAATGTCCTCGCCCACTACGGCTGGCAGGGCGCCGCGCTGGCGGCGGTACTCGTCGTACTGCTGTGCGTACAGCTATGGTACTATCTTTTCGCCTACGGCCGCATCCCCGGCTACAAGAACAGCCGGCGGCGGCAGGTGCTCGACGCCGAACCGCCGCTGTCGGTCATCGTCCCCATGTTTTCGGAGGACGCGCTCTTCGTCGAGGAGCGGCTTCCGCTGATGCTGGCGCAGGAGTACTCCGATTTCGAGGTGGTGATCGTCTACGTGGGGCGCGACAACGACTTCTTCGAAGACCTGCTGCGCATCCGCCAGTCCTTCCCGCGCGTCACGGCCACCAAGATCGAACAGGACGCCCGCTTCCCGATCTCGACCAAAATGGCGCTCAACGTGGGCATCAAATCGGCGCACTACGAACATCTGATCGTCACCTCGACCGACGTGCGCCCGCTCTCCGACCGCTGGCTGGCGCTGATGGCCAAAGGATTCCTGCGCGGCGACGTCGTCGTGGGCTACTGCGGCCTGGAACGCAGGCGCGGTCTGGCCGACCGCTGGATGCGCACCGACCGCATGATGGAGTCGGTGCAGTGGCTCGCCCGCGCCGTGGCGCACCGCCCCTACCGCGGCATCCGCTACAACTTCGGCTTCACGAAGCGTCTCTACTTCGATGCGCGGGGATTCAGCCACCTCAACATGAATATCGGCGAAGACGACCTCTTCCTGCAACGCATCCTGCGCGACGACAACCTGAGCGTCGTGCTCTCGCCGCGCGCCTCGGTGGTGCAGCGCGTCTGGGGCGGACTGGGCTGGTGGACGCGGCAGCGGCGCCTCTACGGTGCGGCGCGGCGTTACTACCCGCTCGCGGTGCGGAACTTCATCCGCTGGGAACCGGGCAGCCGCCTGCTCTTCTTCCTCGCGGCGGCCACGGCGATCGCCGTCATGCCGCTCGAATACAAGCTGGCGACCGCGGCGCTCGTCCTGCTGCGCTACGGCGTGGTCTTCGCCGAGATCTGGCGCATCACCCGCCGGCTCGGCGAACGGGGGCTGCGCGGCGCCTACTTCGTCTACGACCTGCTGAGTCCTTTTTACGAAATGCTGGTGGCGCTGCTCTGCCTGCGCCGCGACGACCGCGTATGGAGATAG
- the tgt gene encoding tRNA guanosine(34) transglycosylase Tgt, with translation MQFTLRHTDTRTEARAGELATDHGVIRTPIFMPVGTAAAVKGIFHRDVRDEAGAEIILANTYHLYLRPGTKILEEAGGVHRFSTWEGPMLTDSGGFQVFSLADCRKLREEGCHFRSHIDGSKHLFTPESVIDTERAIGADIMMAFDECPPGDAPREYAAKSLALTERWLDRCFERYAQTQPRYGHYQALFPIVQGCGYPDLRARAAENVRQYDADGYAIGGLAVGEPTEVMYRMIEVVNAILPADRPRYLMGVGTPTNILEAIERGVDMFDCVMPTRNGRNGQLFTWEGTINIRNKKWEDDFSPIDPEGTTFDRRYSKAYLHHLVTCGEMMAAQIASLHNIAFYLRLVRAAREHILAGDFKEWKEAAVAKLGRRL, from the coding sequence ATGCAATTTACACTCCGACATACCGACACCCGTACCGAAGCACGTGCGGGAGAGCTCGCGACCGACCACGGCGTGATCCGCACGCCGATTTTCATGCCCGTGGGAACCGCCGCCGCCGTCAAGGGCATCTTCCACCGCGACGTGCGCGACGAGGCCGGGGCCGAGATCATCCTGGCCAACACCTACCACCTCTACCTGCGTCCGGGGACGAAGATTCTCGAAGAGGCGGGCGGCGTGCACCGCTTCTCGACGTGGGAGGGGCCGATGCTGACCGATTCGGGCGGCTTCCAGGTCTTTTCGCTGGCCGACTGCCGCAAACTGCGCGAGGAGGGGTGCCATTTCCGTTCGCACATCGACGGCTCGAAGCACCTCTTCACGCCCGAAAGCGTGATCGACACCGAGCGGGCGATCGGCGCCGACATCATGATGGCTTTCGACGAGTGCCCGCCCGGCGACGCACCGCGCGAATACGCCGCCAAGTCGCTGGCGCTCACCGAGCGGTGGCTCGACCGCTGTTTCGAACGATACGCGCAGACGCAGCCCCGGTACGGCCATTACCAGGCGTTGTTCCCCATCGTGCAGGGATGCGGTTACCCCGACCTGCGCGCCCGTGCGGCGGAGAACGTCCGGCAGTACGATGCCGACGGCTACGCCATCGGCGGACTGGCCGTGGGCGAACCGACGGAGGTGATGTACCGGATGATCGAAGTGGTCAACGCCATCCTGCCCGCCGACCGTCCCCGCTACCTCATGGGGGTCGGGACGCCGACGAACATCCTGGAAGCGATCGAACGGGGCGTGGACATGTTCGACTGCGTGATGCCTACGCGCAACGGCCGCAACGGGCAGCTCTTCACGTGGGAGGGGACGATCAACATCCGCAACAAGAAGTGGGAGGACGACTTCTCACCGATCGATCCGGAGGGGACGACCTTCGACCGCCGCTACTCGAAGGCTTACCTGCATCATCTGGTGACGTGCGGCGAGATGATGGCCGCCCAGATCGCCTCGCTGCACAATATCGCCTTCTACCTGCGGCTGGTGCGCGCCGCACGCGAGCACATCCTCGCCGGCGATTTCAAGGAGTGGAAGGAGGCCGCCGTGGCGAAACTGGGAAGAAGACTGTGA
- a CDS encoding LptF/LptG family permease → MKIWPGIKILDRYIIRKFIGTYLFAIAMIIVVVVLFDYVEKLDDFTEMKAPVQAIIFDYYLNFVPFFINQFSGLFTFIACIFFTSKMAYQTEIVAMLSGGMSFRRLMWPYFVSALLIASLSLTLNLWVIPVSQRAQVAFEMKYIKKRVREHATVNRHIYRQIEPGVFAYIRGYSAASSQASYLALEHFRNNEMTASLEAADLKIDPATKRWTASRYITREFDSLGMERFEQRRDLDTLINLDVTELGRINELIQTMKIGELNRFLEQQRQKGSDSIRIIEVERHARFVYPISTFILTLIGVSLSSRKVRGGTGLHIGLGVGLCFSYILLMRFFEEFAKSGTLPTGLSMWIPNILYCFIAIYLYKKAPK, encoded by the coding sequence ATGAAGATTTGGCCCGGCATTAAAATCCTCGACCGGTACATCATCCGGAAGTTCATCGGGACGTACCTCTTCGCCATCGCCATGATTATCGTGGTGGTGGTGCTCTTCGACTATGTCGAGAAACTCGACGACTTCACCGAGATGAAGGCGCCCGTGCAGGCCATCATCTTCGACTACTACCTCAATTTCGTCCCCTTCTTCATCAACCAGTTCAGCGGACTGTTCACCTTCATCGCCTGTATCTTCTTCACCTCGAAAATGGCCTACCAGACCGAGATCGTGGCGATGCTGTCGGGCGGCATGTCGTTCCGGCGGCTGATGTGGCCCTATTTCGTCAGCGCGCTGCTGATCGCATCGCTGTCGCTCACGCTCAACCTGTGGGTGATCCCCGTGTCGCAGCGTGCGCAGGTCGCCTTCGAGATGAAATACATCAAGAAGCGGGTGCGCGAGCACGCGACGGTCAACCGGCATATCTACCGGCAGATCGAGCCGGGCGTCTTCGCCTATATCCGGGGCTATTCGGCCGCATCCAGCCAGGCTTCGTATCTCGCGCTCGAACACTTCCGCAACAACGAGATGACCGCTTCGCTCGAAGCGGCCGATCTGAAAATCGACCCCGCCACCAAACGGTGGACAGCGTCGCGCTACATCACCCGCGAGTTCGACTCGCTGGGCATGGAGCGTTTCGAACAGCGCCGCGATCTGGATACGCTCATCAATCTGGACGTGACCGAGCTGGGGCGTATCAACGAGCTGATCCAGACGATGAAGATCGGCGAGTTGAACCGCTTTCTCGAACAGCAGCGGCAGAAGGGATCGGACTCGATCCGCATCATCGAGGTGGAGCGACACGCGCGGTTCGTCTACCCGATTTCGACCTTCATCCTGACGCTCATCGGCGTTTCGCTCTCGTCGCGCAAGGTGCGCGGCGGCACGGGACTGCACATCGGATTGGGCGTGGGGCTCTGTTTTTCCTACATCCTGCTGATGCGCTTCTTCGAGGAGTTCGCCAAGAGCGGCACGCTCCCGACGGGGCTGTCGATGTGGATTCCCAATATCCTCTACTGTTTTATCGCCATCTACCTCTATAAGAAAGCACCGAAATAA
- the mqnE gene encoding aminofutalosine synthase MqnE, which translates to MDSELQHIADKVRSGRRIAAAEALALWRGAPLWLLGELADGRKRAVSGDKVYYNRNFHIEPTNRCVFNCRFCSYRRPKGDPEAWDYSMEEIEAIARAHAGQGMTEVHIVGGVHPDHDLDYYVEMIRRVKAILPEATVKAFTAIELSYMIRRAGLSLEEGLRRLREAGMEAIPGGGAEIFDEEIRARICPDKGSTAEWLAVHEAAHRLGIKTNATILYGHIEGVEHRIDHLDRLRALQDRTGGFNAFIPLKYRNYGNAMSEVGEVSVIEDLRMLAMSRIYLDNIPHVKAYWVMYGKATTELALAFGADDIDGTIDDTTKIYSMAGADDRRPRMTADEMRTIVRHAGLRAVERDTLYNEL; encoded by the coding sequence ATGGATTCCGAACTGCAACATATCGCCGACAAGGTGCGATCGGGCCGCCGCATCGCCGCCGCCGAGGCGCTCGCGCTGTGGCGCGGGGCGCCGCTGTGGCTGCTGGGCGAACTGGCCGACGGCCGCAAGCGGGCCGTGAGCGGCGACAAGGTCTACTACAACCGCAATTTCCATATCGAACCGACGAACCGCTGCGTCTTCAACTGCCGGTTCTGCTCCTACCGCCGTCCGAAGGGGGATCCCGAGGCGTGGGACTACTCGATGGAGGAGATCGAGGCCATCGCCCGCGCCCATGCGGGGCAGGGGATGACCGAGGTGCATATCGTGGGGGGCGTGCATCCCGACCACGACCTCGACTACTATGTCGAGATGATCCGCCGCGTGAAGGCGATTCTGCCCGAAGCGACCGTCAAAGCCTTTACGGCCATCGAACTGTCGTACATGATCCGCCGGGCGGGGCTGTCGCTCGAAGAGGGGCTGCGACGGTTGCGCGAAGCGGGCATGGAGGCGATTCCGGGCGGCGGCGCCGAGATCTTCGACGAGGAGATCCGCGCCCGCATCTGTCCCGACAAGGGGTCGACGGCCGAATGGCTCGCCGTGCACGAAGCGGCCCACCGGCTGGGCATCAAGACCAATGCCACGATCCTCTACGGTCATATCGAGGGGGTGGAGCACCGTATCGACCACCTCGACCGCCTGCGTGCGTTGCAGGATCGCACGGGGGGCTTCAACGCCTTCATCCCGCTCAAATACCGCAACTACGGCAATGCGATGTCGGAGGTGGGCGAGGTGTCGGTGATCGAGGATCTGCGGATGCTGGCCATGAGCCGCATCTATCTGGACAACATCCCCCACGTCAAGGCCTATTGGGTGATGTACGGCAAGGCGACCACCGAACTGGCGCTCGCCTTCGGGGCCGACGACATCGACGGTACGATCGACGATACGACGAAAATCTACTCCATGGCGGGGGCCGACGACCGGCGTCCCCGCATGACGGCCGACGAGATGCGGACGATCGTCCGCCACGCGGGGCTGCGGGCGGTCGAACGCGACACGCTGTACAACGAACTCTGA
- a CDS encoding PASTA domain-containing protein yields MTNYWKRLKSYPYLYHLVLIAGVVAGLLLAAHFAMQLGTRHGQHRTVPDFTGLALDDAGRLAQRNSLELRVNDSLFVPAYDGGVVLDQLPHEGTQVKGGRTVYVTINSFSQKKVEVPYVAGRSLRQAKNMLEIAGLEIDRLVYQPDMATNYVLEQRVDGRPIEAGTKRQIEMGSGVTLYVGVAEGDSVVVVPKVIGVSLREAKSRLWEQGFNVGAVVFDEGIDLLNQKDARVYGQQPVQGYATVVGSEVGLRLTLDAEKVARESAASDKQAQALSEERERRRAELADSLAEAEVRRHAEELQRGAGTANAEEDNFF; encoded by the coding sequence ATGACGAACTATTGGAAACGGCTCAAAAGCTATCCCTATCTCTATCATCTGGTGCTGATCGCCGGAGTCGTCGCCGGACTGCTGCTGGCGGCGCACTTCGCCATGCAGCTCGGCACGCGCCACGGGCAGCACCGCACAGTGCCCGACTTCACGGGTCTCGCACTCGACGACGCGGGGCGGCTGGCGCAGCGCAACAGCCTCGAACTGCGCGTCAACGACTCGCTGTTCGTTCCGGCCTACGACGGAGGGGTGGTGCTCGACCAGCTGCCGCACGAAGGGACGCAGGTCAAGGGCGGCCGCACGGTCTATGTGACGATCAACTCGTTCTCGCAGAAGAAGGTCGAGGTTCCCTACGTGGCGGGGCGTTCGCTCCGGCAGGCCAAGAATATGCTCGAAATCGCCGGATTGGAGATCGACAGGCTCGTTTATCAGCCCGATATGGCGACCAACTACGTGCTCGAACAGCGCGTCGACGGCCGTCCGATCGAGGCCGGGACGAAGCGGCAGATCGAGATGGGTTCGGGGGTGACGCTCTATGTGGGCGTGGCCGAGGGCGATTCGGTCGTCGTCGTGCCGAAGGTGATCGGCGTGTCGCTGCGCGAGGCCAAAAGCCGCCTGTGGGAGCAGGGGTTCAACGTAGGAGCGGTCGTCTTCGACGAGGGGATCGACCTGCTGAACCAGAAGGATGCACGTGTCTACGGCCAGCAGCCCGTGCAGGGATATGCGACGGTAGTGGGTTCCGAAGTGGGGCTGCGCCTGACGCTCGACGCGGAGAAGGTGGCACGCGAAAGCGCCGCTTCGGACAAGCAGGCGCAGGCGTTGAGCGAGGAGCGGGAGCGCCGGCGGGCCGAACTCGCCGATTCGCTGGCCGAGGCCGAGGTGCGCCGCCATGCCGAGGAGTTGCAGCGCGGCGCCGGGACGGCGAACGCCGAGGAGGATAATTTCTTTTAG
- a CDS encoding RluA family pseudouridine synthase: protein MDRSQEGYDDAELRPAECGGEPHGCAAPDDEESLRREAEADGGEVEEGDELYEHFAVDVDRGQEPMRLDKFLTLRMQHCSRNRIQTAVDSGSVLVGGRPAKSSYKVKPLDRITVVMPYPKREVEIVPQNIPLDIPYEDDDLLIVDKPAGMVVHPGHGNWDGTLVNALTYHLRTLPMFREGDLRAGLVHRIDKDTSGLLVVAKNERAHARLAKQFFDHTIVRRYYALVWGNPDADEGTIEGNIGRSPKDKLQMCVFADGEQGKHAVTHWRVVRRYGYVTLVECRLETGRTHQIRVHMAWKGFPLFNDSRYGGARILKGTTFSKYRQFVENCFALLPRQALHARCLGFVHPSTGREVYFESELPADFRAVLDRWENYAAHVRTDAE, encoded by the coding sequence ATGGACCGATCGCAGGAAGGATACGACGATGCGGAGCTGCGGCCCGCGGAGTGCGGCGGAGAGCCGCACGGCTGCGCTGCGCCCGACGACGAGGAGTCGCTGCGGCGCGAGGCCGAGGCCGACGGCGGCGAGGTGGAGGAGGGCGACGAGCTCTACGAACACTTCGCGGTCGACGTCGACCGGGGGCAGGAGCCGATGCGGCTCGACAAATTCCTCACGCTGAGGATGCAGCACTGCTCGCGCAACCGCATCCAGACGGCGGTCGACAGCGGCAGCGTGCTCGTGGGCGGACGTCCGGCCAAGTCGAGCTACAAGGTCAAGCCGCTGGACCGCATCACCGTGGTGATGCCCTATCCCAAGCGCGAGGTCGAGATCGTGCCGCAGAACATCCCGCTCGACATCCCCTACGAAGACGACGATCTGCTGATCGTCGACAAGCCCGCCGGCATGGTCGTGCACCCGGGCCACGGCAACTGGGACGGGACGCTGGTCAATGCCCTGACCTATCATCTGCGCACGCTGCCGATGTTCCGGGAGGGCGATCTGCGCGCCGGTCTGGTGCACCGCATCGACAAGGATACGTCGGGGCTGCTGGTCGTGGCCAAGAACGAACGCGCGCACGCCCGTCTGGCCAAGCAGTTTTTCGACCATACGATCGTGCGCCGCTACTATGCCCTCGTGTGGGGCAATCCCGACGCCGACGAGGGGACGATCGAGGGCAATATCGGCCGTTCGCCGAAGGACAAGTTGCAGATGTGCGTCTTCGCGGACGGCGAGCAGGGCAAGCACGCCGTGACTCACTGGCGCGTGGTGCGGCGTTACGGTTACGTGACGCTCGTGGAGTGCCGTCTGGAAACGGGACGCACGCATCAGATCCGCGTCCACATGGCGTGGAAGGGTTTCCCGCTCTTCAACGACTCCCGCTACGGCGGCGCCCGCATCCTCAAAGGGACGACCTTCTCGAAATACCGCCAGTTCGTCGAGAACTGCTTCGCGCTGCTGCCCCGGCAGGCGCTGCACGCCCGTTGTCTGGGATTCGTACACCCCTCGACGGGGCGCGAGGTCTACTTCGAGAGCGAACTGCCGGCCGATTTCCGCGCCGTGCTCGACCGGTGGGAGAACTACGCCGCACACGTACGCACCGACGCCGAATAG
- a CDS encoding energy transducer TonB: MNIRTILFLLVAAAVALPLSAQERRPVYIVNGERYEGDAFREIPPAEIERMEQLPADEQTIERYGSDASNGVILITLKYDSKAVFTADSLSFDRYVARRIKWDATDPVARVVYRFKVQCDGSVVLTDLLESTDGRLRRKVVKAVEEAPRWSPATKDGRPVETEHVLRVQLPEGRAMPPERAVILL; this comes from the coding sequence ATGAATATACGCACGATCCTGTTTCTACTCGTTGCCGCCGCTGTCGCGCTGCCGCTGTCCGCGCAGGAGCGGCGGCCCGTCTACATCGTCAACGGGGAGCGCTACGAAGGGGATGCCTTTCGGGAGATCCCGCCTGCGGAGATCGAGCGCATGGAACAGCTTCCGGCCGACGAACAGACTATCGAGCGCTACGGTTCGGATGCGTCGAACGGAGTGATTCTCATTACGTTGAAATACGACAGCAAGGCTGTTTTCACGGCCGACAGCCTTTCGTTCGACCGCTACGTCGCCCGCCGCATCAAGTGGGATGCGACCGATCCCGTGGCGCGGGTGGTCTATCGCTTCAAGGTGCAGTGCGACGGAAGCGTCGTGCTGACCGATCTGCTCGAATCGACCGACGGACGGCTGCGCCGCAAGGTGGTCAAGGCCGTCGAAGAGGCTCCGCGGTGGTCGCCCGCGACCAAGGACGGCCGGCCGGTCGAGACGGAACACGTGCTGCGCGTGCAGCTCCCCGAAGGGCGCGCCATGCCGCCCGAACGGGCCGTGATCCTGCTTTGA